In the Sphingobium sp. Z007 genome, TCGCAGCGGCAGGCGGCGCTTCCGGCACGAAGGGCAGCCTGCTCGCCGCGACCGACCTGAACCTTGGCAATGCCGACAATGTGGTCGATATCGTGTTCGCCGACGATGACAGCGACGCCGCGCTCAACCTGGGCGATATCGCCCGCAACGGCCAGGGTCGCGCCTATGCCGCCTATGTCATCGGCACGCAGAATGTGGCGCTGACCGTGACCAAGTCCGCACTCATCCTGTCGGACGGCGTCAATACGCTCAACCCCAAGGCGCTGCCCGGCGCGACGGTGCAATATTGCCTGCTCGTCCACAACGGCACTGCGCTGACGGGTGCGAACGGCGTCGCGCTGACCGACGTCGTGCCATCGAACACGACCTATGTGCCGGGTTCGATCAGCGTCGGCCTGCCCGGTGGCACCTGTGTCCTCGCCGGCACGACCGAGGATGACGATAGCGACGACACGGCGGAAACCGACGGCTTCACCGCTAATTATAATGGCGGCACGCAAACCGTCACCGCCAATGTCGGCACCGTCGCGGGCCTGGGTTCGCTGGCCGTCGCCTTCAAAGTGACGATCAACTAAACCACTGGAACAGCAAAGGATAACTTGGCGGCGCGCGCTTGACCCGCGCGCGCCGGCAGGACCCCTATGGCCAAAATCCGCGCCCTTGCCAGCCTGATCGCCGCCCTGACCGGCGTTGCCGCCGCGACCCCCGTCGCGACGCAAGGGCAGACGCGCGTCACCAACACCGCGACATTGCACTGGCAGGCCCCCACCGGCCCGGTCAGCGTCGATTCCAATACCGTAGTCTTCGACGTCGAAGCGCGCGGCAAGCGCCCGACCCGGTTGAGCTTCCGATTGCTCCCGATCGGCTACAGTCTGCAGGGCATGAGCTGCCAGACCGCACCCTCCCTGCTATTCACCCCCGCCCCGGTCGACGCTGCCGATCTGGCCCGCGCGCCGCTGGCCGAATCCATCGACACCCATGTCCCGTTGATCCTGGTGCTCGACAATCCGGGCGGCAACCATGATCCGCTCGTGCGCGAAACCGCCTGGATCAACGTCCATACCCAATATCAGACCAGCACCATCGCCCTGATGGAAACCGGTCCTGATACCGGCGTCTTCGCCGGTGGCGTGCCCAAGGGCAATGACGGCGCCGCATCCCCCTGCGATCCTACGCTGGATCGCGGCGCGCAGTTGACGCTCAGCTTTACCGAAGACGCATACAGCTACGGTTCCACCAGTTCGATCTTGATCGACCCCACCGGCTATGTGTTCGATTCCGAAACCGGCGCGCTGGTCGATGGCGCCACGGTGACGCTGTTGGGCGAAGACGGCCAGCCCGCGACGGTGTTTGGCGATGACGGCGTCAGCGCTTACCCCTCGACCGTCGTCAGCGGCGCTAGCGCGACCGACGCCAGCGGCCGACTCTATGATTTTCCGCAGGGCAATTACCGTTTCCCGCTCACCGCACCGGGCCGTTACCATCTGCAAGTCACGCCGCCGGCCCATTATATCGCGCCCTCGACCCGCACCCGCGCCGATCTGGCGGCGCTGCGCGACCCTATGGGCCAGGCTTTCATGCTGAACGAAGCGTCGTTCGGCGGCGTCTTCGCCCTGACCGATCCCGAGCCCTTCATCGCCGACATCCCACTCGACCGCATCGGCGAAACCCGTCTGCTGCTGACCAAGACCGCGTCGGTCCGCGAAGCCTCGCCCGGCGATTTCATCCAATATCTGGTTCGCGTCGATAACCGATCGGATAGCGACGCCAGCGGCATCCACCTGACCGACATCCTGCCGCCCGGCCTGCGCTACGAGCGCGGTTCGGCGCGCGGCGCGGAAGAACCTGTCGTGGCGACCGACGGCCGCACGCTGGACTTTACCATTGCGACCCTGCCCGCCGGCAAGACGATCGAGGTCCGCTACATCGTGTCCGTCGCCCCCGGCGCACCGCGCGGCGAGGCGCTCAATCGCGTGCTCGCCTCCGGTTCCGCCGGCGCGACCAGCAATGAAGCCGCCGCCTCCGTCCGCATCGGCGCTTTGCTCTTCACCGACGGCTTCACCGTCGTCGGCCGCGTGACAGAAGGCGACTGCAACGCCCCGGCCAAGGGGCGCAAGGGCGTCGCGGGCATCCGCCTGCTGATGGAAGATGGCAGCTTCGTCGTCACCGACAAGGACGGCCTGTATCATTTCGAAGCCGTGCGTAACGGCCGCCACATCGTCCAGCTCGATAGCGCCAGCCTGCCCGCCAGCCACGCGCCGCTGCTGTGCGACGCCGACACCCGCAACGGCGGCAGCGCGACCTCCCGCTTCGTAGAAAGCGCCGGCGGCCTGCTCCAGCGCGTCGATTTCCAGCTACGCCTGACCGGCATCGCGGCGGCCGCCACCGCCGACGCGCTGCCCGCCGCGCCCGACGCCGCCCAGGCCGCAGGCGACCGGGACTGGATCGCGGGACAGGAAGCGGGCGTTGCGCTGCTCTTTCCGACCCAGGGCTATAACCCCCGCTCGCCCTCCACCCGCGTCGTCGTCAAACATCATGCCGGGCAGAAGGTAGCGCTGCGCCTCAACGGCGCGCTGGTCGATGCGCTGTCCTATGACGCGACAGATACGGACGGTGACATCGCGGTCGCCAAATGGTCCGGCATCGGCCTTAATCCCGGCGACAATGCGCTGGAAGCCACCGTGATGAACGCGGACGGCAGCGTCGCCCAGACGCTCCAAAGCAGCGTCCATTATGCCGGCGCCGCCGCCAACGCGACCGTCGCGCCGGACGCCAGCAAGCTCGCCGCCGACGGCCTCACCAACCCCGTCCTCGCCTTCCGCCTGACCGACCGCAGCGGCCGCCCGGTGCGCGACGGCACGACGGTCCCAGTCACAGTCGATCAGCCCTATGCCATCGCAGTCGACACCACTGTCCCGGCCAGCCGTCGCGCCAGCGGCACGGCCCTGGTGATCGGCGACGACGGCATCGCCTATCTCGCGCTGCAACCCACCACCCAGGCCGGCGCCTTGCGCGCGACTGTCACCCTGACCGACGACAAGCAGCAGCGCGCGATCGAACTGCGCGCCCGCCTGACCGCCGTAGCGCGCGACTGGACCGTGGTCGGCTTCGGGTCGGGCACGATCGGCTTCGACACACTGCGCAAGCGGTCGTCCGCCCTGCCCGCCACCAGCCGCAACAGCCTGGTGACCGACGGGCAGTTGGCGCTCTATGCCAAGGGTCGGATCAAGGGTAGCTGGCTGATGACGATCGCTTATGACAGCGACCGCAAATATGATCGCTCGCGCGGCCTGCTGGGTCAGATCGACCCGGATCGCTATTATACCGTCTATGGCGACGCCACCCGCCAGGGCCATGATGCGGCGACCGCGCGTAAACTTTATCTGCGGCTGGAGCGCAAGGATTTCAGCGCTCTCTTTGGCGATTTCGAAACCGGCATGACCCAGACCCAGCTGACCCGTTACAGCCGGACCCTGAACGGCATGAAGGCGGACTATGCCGACGATCGGCTGAGCTTCAGCGCCTTCGCCGCCAACAGCGACGACCTGCATGCCCGCGACGAACTGCAGGGCAATGGCCTGACCGGCCCCTATCGCCTGTCGGGTCGCGACATCGTCCCCAACAGCGACAAGCTGAGCATCGAAGTCCGCGACCGGCTGCGCCCCGACCGCATCCTGTCCTCGACCCCTCTCACCCGCCACATCGACTATGACATCGACGCGACCATCGGCACCATCCGCTTCCGCGAGCCGGTGCTGGGCCGCGACGCCGCCAACAATCCGGTCTTCATCGTCATCGACTATGAAACCTATGGCAAAGGCAAGAAGCTGACCGCGGGCGGCCGCGCCGCGATGAAGTTCGCCAAAGGCAAGGCCGAAGTCGGCGTGTCGGCGATCAAGGACAACAGCCGGGGCGACGGCTTGCTGCTGGGCGCGGATGTCCGGGCGCAGATCAGCGACACGACGCAGCTCCGCGCCGAAATGGCGGCCGGCGGCCGCGAAGGCCTCTCCGACGGCCGTGCCTGGCTCGCCGAAGTCGAACATCACAGCAAAAAGGCGGACGTGCTGGCCTATGCGCGGCAGCAGGACGACGCCTTCGGCCTCGGCCAGCAAAATCTGGTGGAAGCCGGCACGCGCCGCATCGGCTTCGACAGCCGGGTGCAACTCGCCGACAAATGGGCCGTCACCGCCTCCTCCTGGTATCAGGACCAGCTTGTCGGCGCGGGTAGCCGCTTCGCGGGCGAATCCCGGGTCGAATATCGTCGCGACCACGGCACGCTCTTCGCCGGCGCACAGTTCGCGCTCGATCGCGGCATCGATGGCAAGGATCGCGATTCCCGCCTGCTGACGCTGGGCGGCACCCAGATATTGATGGGCGGCAAGCTCACCGTGACCGGCCAGACCCAGTTCGCGCCGGGCGGCGACCGCGACAGCGTCGACTTCCCCGCCCGTCACCAGCTGATCGCCGCCTGGCGGGTCAAGCCTGGCATCCGCCTGATCGGCGGCTATGAGGTCGCGCAGGGCCAGGATTTCACCACCCATACCGCCCAGATCGGCTTCGACGTTCAACCCTGGACCGGGGCGAAGGTCACGACCGCGATCAACAACCAGACCTCGGGCGAAAATGGCGCGCGCGTCTATGCCAATTACGGCCTGGTCCAGTCGCTGCCGATCAGCGAACGCTGGACCATCGATGCGACCTTCGACGCCAGCACTACGGTCAGCGGAACCATCCCGGCCGGCGGCGTCGTGCAGCCGTTCCAGACCAGCGGATCAGGCAGCGTCGGCGGCGGTGCGCTGGGCAGCCTCTATGGCAATGACGGCGATTATGCCGCGGTGACGCTAGGCGCCAATTACCGCGCCGATCTCTGGTCCTGGAACGGCCGGGTTGAATATCGCAAGTCCGACCAGAATAAGCGCTTCAACCTCACCAGCAACGTCGTGCGTGCGCTGGGCGAGGGCACGACGCTGGCCGGCACCGTCCGCTATTCCACGCTGGGGCAGGTCAGCGGCGCGCAGGCGAAGAGCCTGGCCACCTCGATCGCACTTGCCTGGCGACCGCTCGACAGCCGCTGGTCACTGCTGGAGCGCTTGGAACTCCGCAAGGAAAGCGCCGATGCGGGCGTGGGCGGCGGCAATGTGCTGGGCGTACCCGCGGGCAGCGGCGTGGGCCAGCGCACAACGCGCCTCGTCAACAACCTCGCCATCAACTATCGCACCGGTGAGGAAGGCGCGCGGCATAATGTCGAGGCGACCGTCTATTATGGCGCCAAATGGGTCAATGGCAGCTACGGCGCAGACGATTATACCGGCTATATCGACGTTACCGGCGTCGACCTGCGGATGGACCTGGGCAAGCGTTTCGACATCGGCGTGCAGGCATCGGTGCAGCACGCGTGGAGCCGCGGCGCGGTGGCGTTCAGTGGCGGGCCGTCGGCAGGCGTCTCCCCTGCGGCCAATGTCTGGATCAGCGCGGGCTATAACATCGCCGGTTATCGCGACCGCGATTTCGAGGATGATCGCTATACCCGTCGCGGTCCCTATGTGACGATGCGGATGAAGTTCGATCGCAACGCTATCGCCGACTTGCTCGGGAAGGGCCGCTGATGCGCCGGTTCGCCTTCCTGCTGCTCGCCGGGCTGTCCACGCCTGCTCTGGCCGATCCGATCTCGGCAACCAAGTCGGTGAGCATCATATCCGATCCTATGGGTAACCTCATCCCACGCGCCATTCCCGGCGCTGTGGTCGATTACAGCGCGACCCTCGCCAATCCGCTCACAAACCTGGGCAAAGCGGTGCGCGGCATCGCGTTCGAGGATCAACTGCCCGCCAATGTCATCCTGCGCGTCAGCGATCTCGGCGCAACCGGCAGCGGCCCGCTGGTCTTCACCAACGGCGCGATCGTGCTGGGTATCGGCGACAGCGGCCTGACTTACAGCTTCGCCGGCCTTGGTAGCACGACCGACGGCATCGAATTCAGCAATGGGGCAAACTGGACCTACACGCCCGTCCCGGACGCCAATGGCTATGACGCCAATGTCCGCGCCATCCGCGTTAAGCCCGTCACTACATTCAAGGCCGGTGGATCGTTCACCGTCCGTTTCCGCGTCAAACTGCGTTAAAAAGGGGGAAATCGAGACATGTCACCTGGAATGGAACCAGCGGCGATGCTGCCAATCGCCGCTGTCCCGATTGCCATCGCATCCATCGCTGCGTCATCGACGATCCCGATCGAGCGGCGGCGCGGCGAACGGGCGGCAACGGTTTTCACGATCGGCAAGATATCCTTCGACGGCCGCAGCCTGCCCTGCATGGTGCGCGACCTGTCGGAAGGGGGGATGCGCATCCAATTGCCTGCCCCGCCGCCGCCGGGCGCGCGCGTCCTGATCGAAATGCGCGGCCTCGACCCGCGCCTCGCCCGCGTCCGTTGGGCGGTGGGACATGAAGCCGGCCTCAGTTTCGACCTGCGCTGCTGCCCGGCGGATATTTTCGCGGCGCGCACCAGCCGGTCGGGCCGGATCGCACGCCAGCCGCGCTTCCCGTTGCGCCGCGCCGTGCCGCTGCTGATCGACAACAGACCGATCCCCGCCATGATCGAGAATATTTCAGTCGGCGGTGCCCGACTCACCCTGTCCGAACCCCTGGAGGACGGTCGGCAGGGGGTGCTCGGCCTGACGCTCGGCGACCGCGATGGCGTGGCTGGCACCATCTGCTGGGCGCGCGACGACAGCTGCGGCTTTCGTTTTGTGCAGCCGATCAGCAGTGTCACACTGGCCGTGACGCTGGATAGCGTCGGCCTAAGCTAAGCCAGCCAGCGGTTGATCGCGACCAGCGCGGTCCGGCTGTCACGCAGCGCCGCCGCCCGATCGCCCGTCCCCTGATCCACCGCCTGCCAGCTGGCGCTTGCGGCGGCAAAGCCCAATGTCCCCGCCAGCCCCGCCATTTTGTGGGCGTCGGCTTGGTCGGCACGGGCGATCGCCTGCTGCAACGCCACGCGCAGCCCTTGGACCAGCGGCATCAACGCCTCGCGTCCGAACATGGCCTCCATGCGCACAAGGCGCTCACCATCAGGCGGCAGCCAGAGCCTGAACTGCGCGACCATTTGCTCGACCGGCTCATCGGGATCGACCCGCAGATCCGCCGGATGTGCCCGATCCTCTGCCCCATCGCCCACAATCGCCACGATCGGATCCCGACGCACCGTCGGTAAGGGCGTCCCCGCTTTCAGCACCAGCAGGGACGCTTCCGCCAAGGCTTTTGCATCGTCGGGCTGAACTTCCCGCAAGTCCCATCCGGCGCTTTGCAATGCCCTGCCGATATCAGGATAAGTTAACGCTGTAGAAACAAAGATGACAGCCGATGTAGTTTGTGATTGCGACATGAATGAATTATAACACGTTAGCGCTAACCAAGATTAGCCCATTCTTTATAGGATGGACAATGATAAGGCAGGTGGATGGCGGAGACTGTGCCGGGCGGCCGCGTATTGATCGCGGATGATCATCCTTTGATCCGGGAGGGTCTGGCGCTTGCCGCCCGCGCGGCGATGCCTGGCGTCACCGTCGATACAGCCGGCACGATCGGCGATGCTGTTGCAGCCTTGAAGCGCCACGCCAAATATCGGTTGATCCTGCTTGATTTCGTGCTGCCCGACGCGCGCGGCTTTTCCGGCTTTCTGCAATTGCAGCATGAAGCCGGCCGGATACCGATCGCCATGATCTCTGCCAATGAAAACCCCACTCTGGTGGAAAGCGCCCGCGCCTTGGGCGCTGCGGGTTTCCTGCACAAAACCAGGCCGTTTGACGATCTGGCGCGGGATATAAAGAAGCTGGCGGAAGGACAGACCAGTTTTCCGGCCGTGGACGCCGGGGTGGCCCCGTCCGCATTGCGCGACCGGATCGCCAGCCTGTCCGGGGCACAGTTGCGCGTGCTGATCGCGCTGTCCGACGGGCGGCTTAACAAACAGATCGCCGCCGACTTGGCCGTGTCGGAAGCCACGGTAAAGGCGCATATGACGGCGATCTTCCGCAAGCTCGACGTCGGAAACCGCGCCCAGGCGCTGCTTGCGGTGCAACCCCTGCTGGGCATCGTCACGGCTGATCGCTCCACATGAACGGCGTCGCGCCCCGGCCGCCCAGCGCATCGCCCTTCGTACTGGCTGCGCTGGTCGTTCCGCTGGTGCTGGCGGCGCTCCTTTTCTGGTTGGGGGGCGAATATGGCCGCTGGAACGGCCTGCGCGAGGATGCCGACCAATCCTTTGCGCGGCGCGTCCTGTTGATCGACATATTGTCGAACATGCGCGCCGCTGAATCCAGCCAGCGCGGTTATGTCATTACCAACGACCCGGAGTTTCGCGCCCGATACACCGAATGGCACGCCCAAATCCAGCGCCGCTTCGCCAGCGCGGACGCGCTCTACCGCGACGAACCATCGCACCGCACCGGCTTCGACAATCTGCGCCGCCTCGCCGACGCCAAGATCGCCGAAATGGACGAAGTCCTGCGCCTTTATGCCAGCGAAGGTCCCCAAGCCGCACGCCAGCGGGTCGCCGATGGCGAGGGTAAGCGGCTGATGAGCCGCCTACAATTCCAACTCGACCGCGTGATCCGGGCCGAGCAGCGGATCGGCGAGGCGCGTGTCGTCGCCTATCGCAACCGCACCGAAACGCTGCAGCGGGTGATGTGGATTCTCGTTGCGGTCAGCAGCCTGTCGCTGGCGATCGCGCTGCTGGGACTATGGCGCCAGCGGGTGTCGCAATATCATGTCGAATTGCGCGGGTTCGAAGCGGCGCGACGTAACGAAACCATCCTCGACAGCACGATCGACCCGATCATCATCGTCAACCCCAGCGGGAGCATCGAAACCATCAACCAGGCGGCGAGCCGGATGCTGGGCTATGAGGGCACCAGCCTCGCCCGCCGCGATTTCGACCTCATTTCCGACATAGCGCCCGGCATTGGCAGCTTCCTCGACCGCATCGGTCTGGTCGATGGCCAACTGCGCACGCCCTATTGGACCGACCGACAGGTCCGGCATCAGAATGGCCGGATGCTGCCGGTCGATATCGCGCTGGGCGTCATGCCTCTTCCAGATGGTGACCATATCGTCGTCTCGCTGCGCGATATCGTCGAACGCAAGCGCGTAGAAAGGCTCAAGGATGACCTGATCTCCACCGTCAGCCATGAATTGCGCACGCCGCTGACGTCGATCGTCGGCGCGCTGGGCCTGTTGCGGCTGGATGCCGGCAATCGGCTCGACCCGGAATCGGCAGGTCTCGTCACCATCGCTGAAAATAATGCGCAGCGGCTGATCCGGCTGATCAACGACATGCTCGACATCGACCGCATCGATTCGGGCAAGCTGCGCATGACGCTGACGCCGATCGACCTTCACCATGTCGTGCTGCGCGCCTGCGACGACAATGGCGGCCTGGTCCGATCCGCCGGCGCCGTGCTGGACCGCGCCGTGGCGGACGAAACGCTGATGGTCCAGGGCGACGAGGAACGGTTGCTGCAGGTCATCACCAATCTGTTGTCCAACGCCGCCAAAATATCGTCTGAAGGGAGCCGCATCGCCGTCGGCCTCATGCGCAGCGAGGATGGCTGTCGCGCCATCGTCTATGTCGATGATGAGGGCGCGGGCATCCCGGATGAATTTCGCGGGCGCATCTTCGGCCGGTTCGAGCGCGCAGCCAGCGATGAAGCGGCGCCGGGCACGGGGCTGGGGCTGGCTATCGCCCGCGAAATCGTGACTCAGCATGGCGGCGAATTATGGTTCGAGGATCGGCCCGGCAGCGGCACTCGCTTCGCCTTCACGCTGCCGGTCATGCTGCCCGTCACGCTGCCCCGCACCGATCCGGGCGACCGATCGAAAGGGCCTCGCATCCTGATTTGCGAGGGCAATCCAGCCGTCGCTCGCCTGCTGCAATCGCAACTGACCGACGAAGGCTATGCCAGCCACGTCGTCGCCAACGCGGTCGCCGCCCGCGCAGCGATTGCGACCCATGGCTATAATCTGCTGCTGCTCGACATGGCGCTGGACGACGCAGATGCGTTCCATTTCGCCCGCGAAGTCCGACGGCTCGAAAGCCCCGAAAAACTCTCGATCCTGATGGTGTCGGCGCATGGTGGCGATGCAGCGACGCCGCTGTCGCTCGATCTGATCGACTGGATCGACAAGCCGATCGATCCGGGCCGGCTAAAGGCTGCTATCGCCGCATCCTTCCGCCATTCGGGCATCGAACAGCCGACCGTGCTGCATCTCGACGACGATCAGGACACGCTTGAAATCACCGCCGCCGCGCTCAAGGGCATCGCCTATATGCTCAAGGCCACGACCCTGGCCGACGCGCGCGCGCTGCTGCGGGTGGAAACGCCGCATCTGGCGATCCTGGACGTGCATCTGGAGGAAGGATTGGGCCTCGACCTGTTGCCCGATCTGGTGGACGAAAGGGGCGTCGCCATCCCGACCATCATCTATTCGGCGCATGACATCGACGTGGAGATTGCGGGCCAGATCGACGCCGTGCTGGTCAAGTCCCGCACCTCACTGCCTGATCTCAAGGCGACGGTGCGCCGGGTCGTTGCGACCCGCCACGCCAATGGAGAGGGATAGTGAGCGAGGCCGATCGACTGCGCATCCTCTATGTCGATGATGACAAGGATATTCGCCACATCGTCAAATTGTCGCTGGCGCTCGATCCCGCGATCGAACTGCGGCTGTGCGCCGATGGCGCGCAAGCGCTGGAGGCCGCCGCCACCGACCATTGGCGACCCGACCTTGTCATGCTCGATGTCATGATGCCCCGCATGGACGGTCCCACGCTGATGATCGCACTGCGCGGGATGCCAGGCTTTGCGAAAACGCCCTTTGTCTTCGTCACCGCCCGCGCCCGCGAAGCCGACGTGCAAAGCTATTATGCGGCCGGGGCCAGGGGCGTGATCCTCAAACCCTTCAACCCGCTGACCTTGGCCGACAGCGTGCGAACACTGGTCGGCTGAACCACTACCCTGTCAGGCGTCGACCAGATGCCGGGCGCGCATCAGGGCGCTGGCGTCCGGCGCGCGGCCCAGAAACGCCCTGAACGAGTCCATCGGATCTCGACTGTCGCCTGCCGCCAATATCTCATCGCGGAACCGGGTGGCGAGGGTGGAATCGAAAATGTCGCCCGCCGCCACAAACGCCTCGAACGCGTCGGCGTCCAGCGCCTCCGACCAGGCATAACTATAATAGGCGCTGGCATAGCCACCATCGAAGATATGGGTAAAATAGGGGAAGCGATGCCGCAGCCCGATTTCCGGCGGCATCCCCAGCCGCTCCAGTTCCGCCGCGACGAAGGCGCGCGGATCGGCCGATGCGTCGCTCGATCGATGCATGGCCAGATCGACCAGCGCGCAGCTTATCAGTTCCACCGTCGCAAAACCCTGGCCATAGGATTCGGCCTTGCGGATCGCGTCGATCAGCGCGTCGGGCACGCCAAAGCCCGACAAGACGTCACGGCTCACGATCCAGTTTTCCATAAATTTGCTGGGAAACTCCACAAAGTCCCGCGCTACCGCCGTGCCCGACTGGCTGGGATAGGTAACGCGCGAGAGCAGACCGTGCAGCGCATGGCCGAACTCATGGAACAGGGTGCGCGCCTCGTCGATCGACAGCCGTGTCGCGGCGGTATCGGGCGGCGGCGCGGCGGCGAAATTGGCGACCAGATAGACGACCGGGCGCACGTCGCCGTCCATTGCTTCCTGCACGCACAGGCTGCCCATCCAGGCGCCGCCATGTTTTCCCAGCCGCGCCAGATAGTCGGTGAACAATAGGCCGACCGGCGCGCCCGCCGCATCGCCCACTTCCCAGGCCGATACGTCGGGATGATAGCCCGCTATGTCGGCCCGGCGCGTGAACGTCAGGCCATAAAGGCGCGCGGCCGTGCCGAAAGCCGCCTGCCGCACTGCGTCCAGCCGCAAATGGTCCGCCACCGCCCCGCCGTCCAAGGCATAGCGGTCGCGCCGCACCCGTTCCGCATAATAGCGCCAGTCCCAGGGCGCGAGCGCAAAGCCGCCGCCCTCCGCATCAATCAGCGCTTGCAGTTCGGCCGCTTCCTCGGCGGCGCGCCGCTTGCCTGGTTCCCACAGCTGGGCGAGCAGGTCGGCGGCGGCGGCCGGATCATGCGCCATACTGTCTTCCAGCGCATAATGAGCGTGGTCGGCATAGCCCAGCAGCGCCGCTCGCTCCTGCCGCAGCGCCAGCGTCTCCGCGATCACCGGCCAATTGTCATGCGCCCCGCCATCGCAGCGATCGGTAAAGGCGCGCCACAGCGCCTCACGCAGGTCGCGCCGCGCTGAAAAGGTAAGGAAACTCTCATAATCGGTGCGGTCGAGCGTCACATGATAGCGCCCCGCCTGCCCCTTCGCCGCCGCGCGCCCGGCCGCCACATCGCACAGGCCCGACGGCAGCCCGGCCAGATCGTCCGGGCCAATGTCCAGCACCCAGTCCCCCGTCGCCGCCAGCACATTATGGCCGAACTGCACCGCCAGCGCCGAGAGCCGCGTGTCAATCGCGGCGAACCGTTCTTTCTGC is a window encoding:
- a CDS encoding response regulator; translated protein: MAETVPGGRVLIADDHPLIREGLALAARAAMPGVTVDTAGTIGDAVAALKRHAKYRLILLDFVLPDARGFSGFLQLQHEAGRIPIAMISANENPTLVESARALGAAGFLHKTRPFDDLARDIKKLAEGQTSFPAVDAGVAPSALRDRIASLSGAQLRVLIALSDGRLNKQIAADLAVSEATVKAHMTAIFRKLDVGNRAQALLAVQPLLGIVTADRST
- a CDS encoding DUF11 domain-containing protein, with product MAKIRALASLIAALTGVAAATPVATQGQTRVTNTATLHWQAPTGPVSVDSNTVVFDVEARGKRPTRLSFRLLPIGYSLQGMSCQTAPSLLFTPAPVDAADLARAPLAESIDTHVPLILVLDNPGGNHDPLVRETAWINVHTQYQTSTIALMETGPDTGVFAGGVPKGNDGAASPCDPTLDRGAQLTLSFTEDAYSYGSTSSILIDPTGYVFDSETGALVDGATVTLLGEDGQPATVFGDDGVSAYPSTVVSGASATDASGRLYDFPQGNYRFPLTAPGRYHLQVTPPAHYIAPSTRTRADLAALRDPMGQAFMLNEASFGGVFALTDPEPFIADIPLDRIGETRLLLTKTASVREASPGDFIQYLVRVDNRSDSDASGIHLTDILPPGLRYERGSARGAEEPVVATDGRTLDFTIATLPAGKTIEVRYIVSVAPGAPRGEALNRVLASGSAGATSNEAAASVRIGALLFTDGFTVVGRVTEGDCNAPAKGRKGVAGIRLLMEDGSFVVTDKDGLYHFEAVRNGRHIVQLDSASLPASHAPLLCDADTRNGGSATSRFVESAGGLLQRVDFQLRLTGIAAAATADALPAAPDAAQAAGDRDWIAGQEAGVALLFPTQGYNPRSPSTRVVVKHHAGQKVALRLNGALVDALSYDATDTDGDIAVAKWSGIGLNPGDNALEATVMNADGSVAQTLQSSVHYAGAAANATVAPDASKLAADGLTNPVLAFRLTDRSGRPVRDGTTVPVTVDQPYAIAVDTTVPASRRASGTALVIGDDGIAYLALQPTTQAGALRATVTLTDDKQQRAIELRARLTAVARDWTVVGFGSGTIGFDTLRKRSSALPATSRNSLVTDGQLALYAKGRIKGSWLMTIAYDSDRKYDRSRGLLGQIDPDRYYTVYGDATRQGHDAATARKLYLRLERKDFSALFGDFETGMTQTQLTRYSRTLNGMKADYADDRLSFSAFAANSDDLHARDELQGNGLTGPYRLSGRDIVPNSDKLSIEVRDRLRPDRILSSTPLTRHIDYDIDATIGTIRFREPVLGRDAANNPVFIVIDYETYGKGKKLTAGGRAAMKFAKGKAEVGVSAIKDNSRGDGLLLGADVRAQISDTTQLRAEMAAGGREGLSDGRAWLAEVEHHSKKADVLAYARQQDDAFGLGQQNLVEAGTRRIGFDSRVQLADKWAVTASSWYQDQLVGAGSRFAGESRVEYRRDHGTLFAGAQFALDRGIDGKDRDSRLLTLGGTQILMGGKLTVTGQTQFAPGGDRDSVDFPARHQLIAAWRVKPGIRLIGGYEVAQGQDFTTHTAQIGFDVQPWTGAKVTTAINNQTSGENGARVYANYGLVQSLPISERWTIDATFDASTTVSGTIPAGGVVQPFQTSGSGSVGGGALGSLYGNDGDYAAVTLGANYRADLWSWNGRVEYRKSDQNKRFNLTSNVVRALGEGTTLAGTVRYSTLGQVSGAQAKSLATSIALAWRPLDSRWSLLERLELRKESADAGVGGGNVLGVPAGSGVGQRTTRLVNNLAINYRTGEEGARHNVEATVYYGAKWVNGSYGADDYTGYIDVTGVDLRMDLGKRFDIGVQASVQHAWSRGAVAFSGGPSAGVSPAANVWISAGYNIAGYRDRDFEDDRYTRRGPYVTMRMKFDRNAIADLLGKGR
- a CDS encoding PilZ domain-containing protein, whose product is MSPGMEPAAMLPIAAVPIAIASIAASSTIPIERRRGERAATVFTIGKISFDGRSLPCMVRDLSEGGMRIQLPAPPPPGARVLIEMRGLDPRLARVRWAVGHEAGLSFDLRCCPADIFAARTSRSGRIARQPRFPLRRAVPLLIDNRPIPAMIENISVGGARLTLSEPLEDGRQGVLGLTLGDRDGVAGTICWARDDSCGFRFVQPISSVTLAVTLDSVGLS
- a CDS encoding response regulator — translated: MSEADRLRILYVDDDKDIRHIVKLSLALDPAIELRLCADGAQALEAAATDHWRPDLVMLDVMMPRMDGPTLMIALRGMPGFAKTPFVFVTARAREADVQSYYAAGARGVILKPFNPLTLADSVRTLVG
- a CDS encoding ATP-binding protein; its protein translation is MNGVAPRPPSASPFVLAALVVPLVLAALLFWLGGEYGRWNGLREDADQSFARRVLLIDILSNMRAAESSQRGYVITNDPEFRARYTEWHAQIQRRFASADALYRDEPSHRTGFDNLRRLADAKIAEMDEVLRLYASEGPQAARQRVADGEGKRLMSRLQFQLDRVIRAEQRIGEARVVAYRNRTETLQRVMWILVAVSSLSLAIALLGLWRQRVSQYHVELRGFEAARRNETILDSTIDPIIIVNPSGSIETINQAASRMLGYEGTSLARRDFDLISDIAPGIGSFLDRIGLVDGQLRTPYWTDRQVRHQNGRMLPVDIALGVMPLPDGDHIVVSLRDIVERKRVERLKDDLISTVSHELRTPLTSIVGALGLLRLDAGNRLDPESAGLVTIAENNAQRLIRLINDMLDIDRIDSGKLRMTLTPIDLHHVVLRACDDNGGLVRSAGAVLDRAVADETLMVQGDEERLLQVITNLLSNAAKISSEGSRIAVGLMRSEDGCRAIVYVDDEGAGIPDEFRGRIFGRFERAASDEAAPGTGLGLAIAREIVTQHGGELWFEDRPGSGTRFAFTLPVMLPVTLPRTDPGDRSKGPRILICEGNPAVARLLQSQLTDEGYASHVVANAVAARAAIATHGYNLLLLDMALDDADAFHFAREVRRLESPEKLSILMVSAHGGDAATPLSLDLIDWIDKPIDPGRLKAAIAASFRHSGIEQPTVLHLDDDQDTLEITAAALKGIAYMLKATTLADARALLRVETPHLAILDVHLEEGLGLDLLPDLVDERGVAIPTIIYSAHDIDVEIAGQIDAVLVKSRTSLPDLKATVRRVVATRHANGEG